CAAGCCTCTCATCGATCTCTATCATATTCTCATTGAGACCGATGGGGTTTACGGTGCCAGGTTTAGCGGCGCTGGTTTTCGGGGCTGTTGTGTTGCGCTGGTGAATCCCCAGAAATCCAGTGCGGCGATTGAACAGATTCAATCGGCTTATCGCGCCAAACATCCCGATTTGTCAAAAAATGCCCCGGTTTTTATTTGTCAACCCGACGATGGAGCCAGGATTCTGTGAAAGCTATTATTCTCGCGGCGGGATACGCTACGCGGCTGTATCCTCTTACCAAAAATTTTCCCAAGCCTCTGCTCGAAGTGGGGGGCAAGACGATTCTCGATCATCTGCTTGAACAGATTAAAACTATTGCAGATATCGATGGTGTTTATGTGGTGACCAATCGCCGATTTTACGGGCACTTTGCCGATTGGGCGCGTGAAAATAGAGCGATACAGACCGGGTTGGAGACGGAGGTTCTCGACGATGGCACGAATTCCAATGACAATCGTCTGGGGGCTGTGGGCGATATCCAGTTTGCCATTGAAGCGCGCGATGTTGCCGATGATGTTCTCGTTCTCGCCGCGGATAATATTCTGCTGTTTTCTCTCCCCAAATTGGTCAATATATTCAAATCCAATCCCGTCTCCCATATTGCCGTGCGCCACAATCCCGACTACGAGGACCGCAAGCGTCGGGGCAATGTCCAGTTAGATAAATATAACCGCGTTTTGCAATTTATTGAGAAACCCAATAGACCTATTTCCGAGTGGTCGGCTTTGCCGGTTTATATTTATCCGGCGTCGATATTGCCCCGTTTTGAAGAATATATCGCCAATGGAGGCAATCCCGAT
The Gemmatimonadota bacterium genome window above contains:
- a CDS encoding nucleotidyltransferase family protein — translated: MKAIILAAGYATRLYPLTKNFPKPLLEVGGKTILDHLLEQIKTIADIDGVYVVTNRRFYGHFADWARENRAIQTGLETEVLDDGTNSNDNRLGAVGDIQFAIEARDVADDVLVLAADNILLFSLPKLVNIFKSNPVSHIAVRHNPDYEDRKRRGNVQLDKYNRVLQFIEKPNRPISEWSALPVYIYPASILPRFEEYIANGGNPDAPGHFLEWLHTCETVYAFDIEGGVLDIGNRESLADARAFFQSKDR